GGTTGAAGTAAGGGAAAGACTATACCAAACCCTATTGGAATAGGTTATCCCCCAAATCCATAATCAGTTTCAAAATCCAACTTAATTTTTTCACCACCTTTGGCAATGGACTCATAAACTGCTTCTACTATCATCATATCCCGCTTGCCCATTTCACCTGGTGCTAGATTAGGAGCATTTAATAAGATATGCTTTGCAAAATCGTCCATTTGTATTTTTTGCTGGCTTTCTTGTGGAAAATCCAGTGTGCCGCTGGAAGTTCTACCAGCCAAAGGTATGTAAGTACTAGCTGGGTCTAGTTCAAACCATCCACGTTCGCATGAGGCAAAAAGTCGATTTGCACTAATGTTATGTGATGTCATTATGCTCCCGGTCGTACCACTTGAAAATTCGAACTGGGCAGTTATGGTCTCATCTGTATCTTTAAAGTAATCTGGTCTTGTACTAAACTCCTGTGCAGAAACAGAAATTGGATTTTCCCCTGTACCATAAATAACACTTTGAATAGCATACAGTCCCATATTCATGAGTGCGCCACCTCCAGATAATTTTTTATTCAACCGCCACTGGTTGGGATTTGAGGTAGAACGATAAGCAGCATCCGCCGAAATATAATTGACGGCTCCAAATGTTTTTTCCTTTACAAATCGTTTAATTTCCTGGGTATAGGGTTCCGAATGTAAGCGATATCCCATGCCGAGTTTCACTTCCGCTTTTTTGCATGCATTTATAATCGCATCACATTCTTCAACATTCATGGCCATAGGCTTTTCACAGATAACGTGCTTTCCTGCTTTTGCAGCGCGAATGCAAAAATCGGCATGCATGCTATTTGGTAAAACCACATACACGATATCAATAGCATCATTCTTTGCGATGTTATCAAAATTCTGATAGTTGTATATATTCTCTTTGGGAATTCCATATTTTTCCGCCCAAGCATTTTCCTTCTCTGGGGTGCCGGTGACAATACCCGCCAAATAACAATGTTTCGTGTCCGACAAGGCTGGGGCGAGTTGATATGTGCTGTAGCTACCTAGCCCTACTAAAGCCACTCCTAATTTCTTCTTGTTTTGTGCATTCCCCATAGCACATGCCAAAGGAGTAGTTGCCAATAACGTAACACCTCCCACTCCTTTTGCCAGCGTAGCATTAAAGTCCCTTCTTGATAGTTTTTCCATATGTCAAGTATTCGTAGTATCTAAAGTTAGAAATAAATAACCCAATACGTATTGATCATTAGGTATTTGTGATTCTTTGGTAATAGAAAGATTGTCCTTTAAAATACTTATTTTTAAGTCCAGACTAATCCAATACAAATGAAAAAATTCAATCTTTCTTTTTGCATTTTATTTTGCAGTGCTCTCATTTTTGCCCAAAACAGGAAATTACCCATTGATACCACCATTACCACACAGCACAATGTAACTATCAACGGTACAAGTTTTGGCTATACGGCCACCACTGGGACCCAACCTGTATGGAACGAAATGGGAGAGCCAACAGCTTCCTTACATTATACCTATTATACCAGGAACAATGTTAAGAATAGGGCCGAACGACCGTTATTGATTTCGTTTAACGGCGGACCAGGTTCGGGTTCTGTTTGGATGCACCTTGCTTATACCGGACCACGCACCCTCAAAATTGATGATGAAGGTTATCCCATCCAACCCTATGGCGTAAAGGAAAATCCATTTTCGGTACTTGATGTTACTGATATCGTTTATGTGAATCCCGCAAATACGGGCTATTCACGAACCATACCCGAAAAAGGTGAAAAAGTAGATCGGGATAAATTTTTTGGAATAAACGCGGATATCAAATATTTAGCGGAATGGTTGAATACATTCGTTACCAGAAACAACCGTTGGCGCTCCCCAAAATATATTATTGGAGAAAGCTATGGAGGAACCCGTGTGATGGGACTTTCATTAGCTTTACAGAACCAACAGTGGATGTACCTTAATGGTGTAATCATGGTATCACCTGC
The nucleotide sequence above comes from Flagellimonas sp. HMM57. Encoded proteins:
- a CDS encoding Gfo/Idh/MocA family protein, with the translated sequence MEKLSRRDFNATLAKGVGGVTLLATTPLACAMGNAQNKKKLGVALVGLGSYSTYQLAPALSDTKHCYLAGIVTGTPEKENAWAEKYGIPKENIYNYQNFDNIAKNDAIDIVYVVLPNSMHADFCIRAAKAGKHVICEKPMAMNVEECDAIINACKKAEVKLGMGYRLHSEPYTQEIKRFVKEKTFGAVNYISADAAYRSTSNPNQWRLNKKLSGGGALMNMGLYAIQSVIYGTGENPISVSAQEFSTRPDYFKDTDETITAQFEFSSGTTGSIMTSHNISANRLFASCERGWFELDPASTYIPLAGRTSSGTLDFPQESQQKIQMDDFAKHILLNAPNLAPGEMGKRDMMIVEAVYESIAKGGEKIKLDFETDYGFGG